One segment of Podarcis muralis chromosome 17, rPodMur119.hap1.1, whole genome shotgun sequence DNA contains the following:
- the WAS gene encoding actin nucleation-promoting factor WAS, with the protein MRSSWVKLFCHILLRCTYLCFRGPSLTGPAAGPCQPDGEPSSVCVHVCDPVVSELPVEKPSQRGSSLWLRSEHTEPLRHLDGARMSRRSKPAARTQQENVSSSLLEDHENQQVFELLGRKCTTMVTTVAQLLLALPQGSRSWSKQGCGVLCFVKDNPRRSYFMRFYDLKDRKMTWEQELCSQLVYLAPTSYFHTFSGDECSVGLNFADENEAYNFQQMVEEKIQKRNQRMDRQPPPPPPVNEDRRPALPQPPSSGIDSNGRGMQPNSPPASLPLATVDIQNPDITFSRYRGLPVPTAVEKKKGKKKISKADIGAPSGFKHIQHIGWDPNSGFDVNNLDPDLKTFFSQAGISEAQLTDVETSKIIYDFIEGQGGLEAVKEELRRQGPSHPPPPPPNRSGPGHSRSGPLPPIPPVSNRGAVPSPPQPSRGQPSPQWGPPPPVSRPGAARPPPPPAGSAPPPPPPPPPPPPPPAFPSSSPCPPPPPPSGGLSSPAVASTGRGALLDQIRQGIQLNKTPDVLEPPSPAQSSEGLVGALMHVMQKRSKVIHSSDDDEDNGDDEEDDEWDD; encoded by the exons ATGCGCAGCTCTTGGGTGAAATTGTTTTGTCACATTTTGCTCCGATGCACGTATCTGTGCTTCCGGGGCCCTTCTCTGACTGGCCCTGCGGCTGGGCCTTGTCAGCCAGATGGGGAACCCAGctcagtgtgtgtgcatgtgtgtgacccGGTGGTTTCTGAGCTTCCTGTTGAAAAGCCCTCGCAACGCGGAAGTTCGCTTTGGCTGAGATCGGAGCACACAGAGCCCCTGAGGCATCTTGACGGTGCCAGAATGAGCCGGAGGTCCAAGCCAGCAGCCCGGACGCAGCAGGAGAACgtgtcctcctccctccttgagGACCACGAGAACCAGCAGGTCTTTGAACTGCTGGGCAGAAAGTGCACG ACCATGGTCACAACTGTGGCCCAACTCCTCTTGGCCTTGCCTCAAGGCAGCAGAAGCTGGTCCAAGCAAGGCTGCGGGGTCCTGTGCTTCGTGAAGGATAACCCCAGACGTTCCTATTTCATGCGCTTCTATGATTTGAAG GATAGGAAGATGACCTGGGAGCAGGAATTGTGCAGCCAGCTGGTCTACTTGGCTCCCACCTCTTATTTCCACACCTTTTCAGGAGAT GAGTGCAGCGTGGGGCTCAACTTCGCCGATGAGAATGAGGCATACAATTTTCAACAAATGGTGGAAGAGAAGATTCAGAAGAGGAACCAGAGAATGG ATAGACAGCCGCCACCTCCACCTCCAGTCAATGAAG ACAGAAGACCAGCTCTCCCCCAGCCGCCATCTTCTGGTATTGACTCAAATG GACGTGGCATGCAGCCAAACTCTCCTCCAGCATCTCTGCCTCTGGCAACTGTTGACATCCAGAATCCAGACATCACATTTTCCCGCTACCGTGGACTCCCTGTTCCTACTGCagtggagaaaaagaaggggaagaaaaagatttCAAAGGCTGACATTGGCGCTCCAAGTGGGTTCAA GCATATCCAGCACATTGGATGGGATCCCAACAGTGGATTTGAC GTGAATAATTTAGATCCCGATTTGAAGACATTCTTCTCCCAGGCGGGAATCAGTGAGGCTCAACTGACCGATGTGGAGACTTCAAAGATTATCTATGACTTCATTGAAGGCCAAGGGGGGCTGGAGGCTGTGAAGGAAGAGCTGAGACGACAGG GTCCAAGtcaccctccacccccacccccaaatcgtTCTGGCCCTGGACATAGCCGAAGTGGTCCTCTACCACCCATCCCGCCTGTATCAAACAGGGGAGCTGTCCCTTCGCCTCCACAGCCCTCTCGAGGACAGCCCAGCCCTCAGTGGGGTCCTCCTCCACCTGTCTCTCGGCCGGGAGCAGCTCGtcccccaccacccccagctGGGTCAGCCCCaccgcctcccccacccccgccaccccCGCCACCCCCTCCTGCATTCCCAAGTTCTTCCccatgtccccctccccctcccccctctggaGGGCTTAGCTCACCTGCTGTTGCCTCCACCGGACGTGGTGCATTACTGGATCAGATACGCCAAGGAATACAACTCAATAAG ACACCTGATGTGCTGGAACCGCCATCGCCTGCACAGAGCTCTGAAGGCCTGGTAGGAGCTCTTATGCATGTGATGCAGAAGAGGAGCAAGGTCATTCATTCCTCAG ATGACGATGAAGACAATGGTGATGATGAAGAGGATGACGAGTGGGATGACTGA